Proteins from a genomic interval of Quercus robur chromosome 9, dhQueRobu3.1, whole genome shotgun sequence:
- the LOC126701157 gene encoding TMV resistance protein N-like, producing the protein MEMKKLTVLPVFHYVDPSDVRNQTGTFAEAFAKHEERFKETIADVEKWRVALTKVANAAGWDLRDQYQAKVIEKIVGEILGKLNSTSSIVPSDLVGINSRMEKLENLLDMGLKDTLLMGIWGMGGMGKTTLVEVVHGRFLNHFEGNSFLANVREQGRGPGLVSLQKKLLSDILIGRSIDFSNVRWGREEIRKRLSHKKVLIILDDVDHPKQLEALVGDKNWFGPGSRIIITTRDQQLLINLGVDKIYQTEELNNNEALKLFSRKAFKNDSPLEGYEELSQEFIYYDKGVPLALEVVGSSLPLRNVDQWKSTLAGIKKNPPSDILEALKISFDGLEESEKNLFLDIACFFNREYYKTNILQALHDQLDKDIDILFKKSLITISCGYLQMHDLLQDLGRKIVCRESIEAGRRSRVWCIKDVFHVLKENTGTDLVTGIFLNAPPKNKEHLNAKAFSNMKNLRLLKISNVHLPQGLNYLSSKLRYIHWDGYTSESLPTIFEPKELVELIMPCSLMKRLWKGIKSSDELKLIDLSDSKNLIETPDFSGVPNLEQLILQRCTTLSRIHKSLWNLKRLIRLDLNGCKCLESLPDQINMESLEVFILSGCSRLKNFPKSVENMSHLSKLDLSETPIKHLPAFVKHLTVLINLDLSKCRNLSSLPDASCHLTYLKSLNLSFCSKVDKLPESLGNIKGLEELNVSCTAIRELPSSIGLLEKLKVLILWGCVGLSYSESLNKLLHTLSGLCSLTELVLGYCNLSVIPDVIGCLSSLEVLNLAANNFVCIPESIIQLTNLDILYLFDCTDLQSLPWLPLNIRGINLDGCISLETIPIGPEYDFLKLLYLVNCFKIKEELYYDMISMMLRRDLIKDPCIPGRRTFLVNIPEWFIEQNEEASEYTQLHVKLDDNWNQEGSVSLTMYSDECNKIAGIFMRASFRFNQHHPPDEYGVRGCKLRWVIEVNKEYFEELQIFPKFFSEYNVPGPYHLWMEYVPCPHFNGDLKKALSKGDADGISEIIFFLNTTSPGLEVWNCAAYLVYEHDIEQLKQIQAESQTRPYQKKKSLSLDNS; encoded by the exons ATGGAAATGAAGAAGCTGACAGTTTTACCGGTTTTCCACTATGTGGATCCTAGTGATGTGAGGAATCAGACGGGGACTTTTGCTGAAGCATTTGCTAAACATGAAGAGCGTTTCAAAGAGACTATTGCAGATGTGGAAAAATGGAGAGTTGCTTTGACAAAAGTTGCTAATGCTGCTGGATGGGATTTACGGGATCA ATATCAAGCAAAAGTTATTGAAAAGATTGTTGGAGAAATACTTGGTAAATTGAATTCAACATCCTCAATTGTTCCCAGTGATCTTGTTGGAATAAACTCTCGTATGGAGAAACTGGAGAATTTATTAGACATGGGATTGAAAGATACTCTACTTATGGGAATTTGGGGAATGGGTGGAATGGGTAAAACAACTTTAGTAGAAGTTGTTCATGGAAGATTTCTTAATCATTTTGAAGGCAACAGCTTTCTTGCCAATGTTAGAGAACAAGGCAGAGGCCCTGGCCTAgtttctttacaaaaaaaattgctttctGATATCTTGATTGGAAGGAGcattgatttttcaaatgttCGCTGGGGAAGGGAAGAGATAAGGAAAAGATTAAGTCATAAAAAGGTTCTAATcattcttgatgatgtggatcATCCTAAGCAATTAGAAGCACTAGTAGGTGATAAAAATTGGTTTGGTCCTGGAAGTAGAATTATTATTACAACCAGAGATCAACAACTTTTAATCAATCTTGGAGTGGATAAAATATACCAAACTGAGGAATTAAACAATAATGAAGCTCTTAAACTCTTTAGTCGAAAAGCCTTCAAGAATGACAGTCCTTTAGAAGGTTATGAAGAGTTGTCCCAGGAGTTTATATATTATGATAAAGGTGTTCCTTTAGCTCTTGAAGTTGTGGGTTCCTCCCTACCTCTTAGAAATGTAGATCAATGGAAAAGCACCTTGgctggaattaaaaaaaatcctccaaGTGATATTCTAGAGGCgcttaaaataagttttgatggcCTAGAGGAAAGTgagaaaaacttatttttggatATTGCTTGTTTCTTTAATAGAGAGTACTACAAAACAAATATACTACAAGCTCTCCATGACCAACTCGACAAGGATATAGATATCCTTTTTAAAAAGTCTCTTATAACTATCTCATGTGGATATCTTCAAATGCATGATTTACTACAAGACTTGGGTAGGAAAATTGTTTGTCGTGAATCCATTGAGGCTGGTCGACGCAGTAGGGTTTGGTGTATTAAGGATGTCTTTCATGTACTCAAAGAAAACACA GGAACAGATTTAGTTACAGGCATAttccttaatgcacctccaaaAAATAAGGAACATTTGAATGCTAAAGCTTTCTCAAACATGAAAAACTTGAGATTACTTAAAATCAGTAATGTGCACCTTCCTCAAGGTCTCAATTATCTTTCTAGTAAGTTGCGTTATATTCATTGGGATGGATATACTTCAGAATCTCTGCCAACAATTTTTGAGCCAAAAGAACTTGTTGAACTTATTATGCCTTGCAGCCTCATGAAACGACTATGGAAAGGAATCAAG AGTTCAGACGAGTTAAAACTCATTGACTTGAGTGACTCTAAAAACTTGATTGAGACTCCGGACTTCAGTGGAGTGCCAAATCTTGAGCAATTGATTCTTCAACGTTGTACAACTTTGTCTAGGATTCATAAGTCTCTTTGGAATCTCAAAAGGCTTATTCGATTGGATTTGAATGGTTGCAAGTGCCTTGAAAGCCTTCCAGACCAGATAAACATGGAATCTCTTGAAGTTTTTATTCTTTCTGGGTGTTCAAGATTGAAGAATTTTCCAAAGAGTGTGGAAAATATGTCACATTTATCCAAACTTGATTTGAGCGAGACTCCTATAAAACATCTACCAGCATTTGTGAAGCATTTAACTGTCCTTATTAATTTGGATCTAAGTAAATGTAGGAATCTTTCAAGTCTTCCTGATGCCAGTTGTCATTTGACATATTTGAAATCTCTCAATTTGTCTTTCTGCTCAAAAGTTGACAAACTACCAGAGAGCTTGGGAAATATTAAAGGTTTGGAGGAGCTCAATGTAAGTTGTACTGCTATAAGAGAACTACCTTCCTCCATCGGTCTCTTGGAAAAGCTCAAAGTACTAATTTTATGGGGATGTGTAGGGCTATCATATTCTGAATCATTGAATAAGCTCCTACATACTTTATCAGGCTTATGCTCTTTGACCGAACTAGTGCTAGGTTACTGCAATCTTTCGGTAATTCCCGATGTTATCGGTTGCTTGTCGTCTTTAGAAGTATTAAATCTTGCAGCAAATAATTTTGTTTGCATTCCTGAAAGTATCATTCAACTAACTAATTTGGATatactttatttgtttgattgtaCGGATCTTCAATCTTTGCCATGGCTTCCGTTAAATATTAGGGGGATTAATTTGGACGGGTGTATATCACTGGAAACAATACCAATAGGACCAGAATATGATTTTCTGAAGCTGCTTTATCTTGTCAACTGCTTCAAAATAAAGGAGGAACTCTATTATGACATGATTTCAATGATGCTAAGACGTGATTTGAttaag GATCCTTGTATACCAGGCAGACGGACATTTCTTGTCAACATTCCGGAATGGTTCATAGAGCAAAATGAGGAGGCTTCAGAATATACACAACTGCATGTGAAGTTAGATGACAATTGGAATCAGGAGGGTTCAGTGTCTCTAACAATGTATTCAGATGAATGTAACAAAATTGCGGGAATCTTCATGCGCGCTTCTTTTAGATTCAACCAGCATCATCCACCTGACGAATACGGTGTTAGAGGATGCAAACTTCGTTGGGTTATTGAGGTCAACAAAGAATATTTTGAAGAGTTACAAATATTTCCTAAATTCTTTAGTGAATATAATGTTCCTGGACCGTATCACCTTTGGATGGAATATGTACCCTGCCCACACTTCAATGGGGACTTGAAAAAAGCATTGAGTAAAGGCGATGCTGATGGAATtagtgaaattattttttttttgaataccaCTAGTCCAGGATTGGAGGTTTGGAATTGCGCCGCCTATTTGGTATACGAGCATGACATTGAACAACTCAAACAAATTCAAGCCGAGTCTCAGACTagaccctatcaaaaaaaaaagagtctcaGTCTAGACAATTCATAA